In Canis aureus isolate CA01 chromosome 12, VMU_Caureus_v.1.0, whole genome shotgun sequence, a genomic segment contains:
- the ADGRF3 gene encoding adhesion G-protein coupled receptor F3 isoform X2, with translation MVCSAGPVLLLAMTLPLVGSPVAQASQPGQNQAGGELGQQLDQKSGASESALASVYVQMDFPDQTWPLALSGTLTLPLASASSSPGTLTGLSLTTECNVDHEGYSHCACLSGYQWNASVCSHHQACQMPHNHRPCGCLVFSPAEAGYCQLLPPAPGTLSPNSWVQTPGSTLNLTLVKNHETTDLDWFLRPPGSPTPILLQPGTHVSLTSSPGQAVLSILNVSHKWAGEYTCCFEAQGFRWELSQVVKVALQATDVTRLPDQLSILSSTCVGFQLTCCIPSTHLTYTASWSPEEGSRASSVDTPGSQCFVLTVQRCPAADTTYTCELQSPGLALLRVPISVTIIQDGDTTCPEDSSAVTWNVTKAGHVAHAPCPANRTGLVERTCGPDGAWEPVRSSCTRTELLALHHRAWLLQAGQGWPAAEVSQILAQLSEQVAVVSSPSDLLALLGTISLLAKVVVDTRIQLPRRALEALLKTTDKVLDMDTSSLWAPAQAQEPSAGSDLLLAVEILARSLCPRDHPFSFSLRNVRLQTQLLGPASPADYRASFSTQPPLQAHIPRRSLAPLGHNGTDISITSLVLQKLDHLLPSNYGQGLGSSLYATPGLVLTISIMAGGQAFNQGEVIMDFGGTDSTSHCVFWDHHLFQGKGGWSDEGCRVQSARANSTSQCICRHLTAFSILMSRNTVPENPTLELLSRVGLGASILALLVCLGVYRLVWRVVVQNKVAYLRHTALLNVVLCLLAADTCFLGAPLLPPGPRSPLCLAAAFLCHFLYLATFFWMLAQALMLAHQLLFVFRQLSKGRVLSLMVVLGYMCPMGFAGAALGLYLPRGQYLGEGACWLNGKGGALYAFVGPVLAIVGVNGLVLAMAVLKLLRPSLSEGPQVKKRHALLGVIKALLVLTPIFGLTWGLGLATLLEEVSIIPHYIFTILNTTQGVFILLFGCLMDKKVREALLERFCRTQSPNSTISLATYESHVPEHRGGRSEDARSPVPTPKLFKQKYREN, from the exons ATGGTCTGTTCAGCTGGCCCCGTGCTACTCCTGGCCATGACTCTCCCACTGGTGGGGTCACCAGTAGCCCAAGCATCCCAACCT GGACAGAATCAGGCTGGAGGGGAACTGGGGCAGCAATTGGACCAAAAGAGTGGAGCAAGTG AATCAGCGCTGGCCTCGGTCTATGTACAGATGGACTTTCCAGATCAGACCTGGCCACTGGCACTCTCCGGGACCCTGACTCTGCCCcttgcctcagcttcctcttcccCAGGAACTCTCACTGGCCTCAGCCTCACGACAG AGTGTAATGTCGACCACGAAGGCTACAGCCATTGCGCTTGCCTCTCTGGGTACCAGTGGAACGCCAGTGTCTGCTCCCATCACCAAGCCTGCCAGATGCCTCACAACCACAGGCCCTGCGGTTGTCTGGTCTTCAGCCCTGCAGAAGCCGGGTACTGCCAGTTGCTGCCACCTG cccccggAACACTGAGCCCCAACTCCTGGGTGCAGACGCCTGGCTCCACTCTCAATCTGACCCTCGTCAAGAACCATGAAACCACTGACCTGGACTGGTTCCTGCGGCCCCCGGGCAGCCCCACACCCATCCTCCTGCAGCCAGGGACACATGTGTCCCTGACCTCTAGCCCGGGCCAGGCTGTCCTCAGCATCCTCAATGTCTCCCATAAATGGGCAG GTGAGTACACGTGCTGCTTTGAGGCTCAGGGCTTCAGGTGGGAGCTGTCCCAGGTGGTGAAGGTGGCCCTGCAGGCGACAGATGTGACTCGGCTTCCAGACCAGCTCTCCATTCTCTCCTCCACCTGCGTTGGCTTCCAGCTGACCTGCTGCATCCCCAGCACACATCTGACCTACACAGCTTCCTGGAGTCCTGAAGAGGGCAGCAGAG CTTCCTCAGTGGACACGCCAGGCTCCCAGTGCTTTGTGTTGACCGTTCAGCGCTGCCCTGCGGCCGACACCACATACACCTGTGAGCTGCAGAGCCCAGGGCTGGCCCTTCTCAGGGTTCCCATCTCTGTCACCATCATCCAGG ATGGCGACACCACCTGCCCTGAGGACTCCTCAGCTGTCACCTGGAATGTCACCAAGGCTGGCCACGTGGCACACGCCCCGTGTCCGGCGAACAGGACTGGCTTGGTAGAGCGCACCTGTGGGCCTGATGGGGCGTGGGAGCCCGTGCGCAGCAGCTGCACACGCACAGAGCTTCTGGCCCTGCATCACAGAGCCTGG CTGCTACAGGCAGGCCAGGGCTGGCCTGCTGCGGAGGTGTCCCAGATCCTGGCACAGCTGTCGGAGCAGGTGGCAGTGGTGAGCTCGCCCTCTGACTTATTGGCGCTGCTGGGCACCATATCATTGCTGGCCAAGGTGGTGGTAGACACAAGAATACAGCTTCCCCGCAGGGCCCTGGAG GCTCTCCTGAAGACCACAGACAAGGTCCTAGACATGGACACCAGCTCTCTGTGGGCCccagcgcaggcccaggagccctCAGCAGGCTCAGATCTCCTGCTGGCCGTGGAGATCCTGGCACGCAGCCTGTGCCCACGGGATCACCCTTTCTCCTTCAGCTTGCGTAACGTGAGGCTGCAGACCCAGCTCCTTGGACCTGCATCTCCTGCTGACTACAGAGCCTCCTTCTCCACTCAGCCCCCATTGCAGGCACACATTCCCAGACGCTCACTGGCCCCTCTGGGCCATAATGGAACGGACATCAGTATTACTAGCCTGGTACTGCagaaactggaccaccttctgCCCTCAAACTATGGACAAGGGCTGGGGAGCTCCCTCTATGCCACTCCTGGGCTGGTCCTCACCATCTCCATCATGGCAGGCGGCCAGGCCTTCAACCAAGGGGAAGTTATCATGGATTTCGGGGGCACAGATAGCACTTCCCACTGTGTGTTCTGGGACCACCATCTCTTCCAGGGCAAGGGGGGCTGGTCAGACGAAGGGTGCCGGGTGCAGAGCGCCCGCGCCAACTCGACCTCTCAGTGTATCTGTAGGCACCTCACTGCCTTCTCCATCCTCATGTCCCGAAACACTGTTCCAGAAAACCCCACCCTGGAGCTGCTGAGTCGGGTGGGCCTGGGGGCCTCTATCCTGGCACTACTTGTGTGCCTGGGTGTGTACAGGCTGGTGTGGAGAGTGGTGGTGCAGAACAAAGTTGCCTACTTACGCCACACGGCCCTGCTCAACGTGGTGCTCTGCCTTTTGGCTGCTGACACCTGCTTCCTGGGAGCCCCACTGCTTCCTCCAGGGCCCCGAAGCCCACTCTGCCTGGCTGCCGCCTTCCTCTGTCACTTCCTCTACCTGGCCACCTTTTTCTGGATGCTGGCTCAGGCCCTGATGTTGGCTCACCAGCTGCTCTTCGTCTTCCGTCAGCTGTCCAAGGGCCGAGTGCTCTCCCTGATGGTGGTCCTCGGCTACATGTGCCCAATGGGGTTTGCAGGCGCTGCCCTGGGCCTCTACCTACCCCGAGGGCAatacctgggggagggggcatgcTGGCTGAATGGGAAGGGAGGGGCGCTCTATGCGTTTGTGGGGCCAGTGCTGGCCATCGTGGGTGTGAATGGGCTGGTACTAGCCATGGCTGTGCTGAAGCTCCTGAGACCTTCACTGTCCGAGGGGCCCCAGGTGAAGAAGCGCCATGCCCTTCTGGGGGTGATCAAAGCCCTGCTCGTTCTCACTCCCATCTTCGGCCTCACCTGGGGGCTGGGCCTGGCCACGCTGCTGGAGGAAGTCTCCATAATTCCTCACTACATCTTCACGATTCTCAACACCACCCAG GGTGTCTTCATCTTACTGTTTGGTTGCCTCATGGACAAGAAG GTACGAGAGGCTTTACTCGAACGCTTCTGCCGCACCCAATCCCCCAACTCCACCATCTCCCTG GCTACGTATGAATCCCACGTCCCAGAGCACCGTGGAGGAAGAAGTGAAGACGCCAG gtcacctgtccccacccctaAGCTATTCAAGCAAAAATATCGTGAAAACTAG
- the ADGRF3 gene encoding adhesion G-protein coupled receptor F3 isoform X4 — protein sequence MVCSAGPVLLLAMTLPLVGSPVAQASQPGQNQAGGELGQQLDQKSGASAAASASAPVESALASVYVQMDFPDQTWPLALSGTLTLPLASASSSPGTLTGLSLTTECNVDHEGYSHCACLSGYQWNASVCSHHQACQMPHNHRPCGCLVFSPAEAGYCQLLPPAPGTLSPNSWVQTPGSTLNLTLVKNHETTDLDWFLRPPGSPTPILLQPGTHVSLTSSPGQAVLSILNVSHKWAGEYTCCFEAQGFRWELSQVVKVALQATDVTRLPDQLSILSSTCVGFQLTCCIPSTHLTYTASWSPEEGSRASSVDTPGSQCFVLTVQRCPAADTTYTCELQSPGLALLRVPISVTIIQDGDTTCPEDSSAVTWNVTKAGHVAHAPCPANRTGLVERTCGPDGAWEPVRSSCTRTELLALHHRAWLLQAGQGWPAAEVSQILAQLSEQVAVVSSPSDLLALLGTISLLAKVVVDTRIQLPRRALEALLKTTDKVLDMDTSSLWAPAQAQEPSAGSDLLLAVEILARSLCPRDHPFSFSLRNVRLQTQLLGPASPADYRASFSTQPPLQAHIPRRSLAPLGHNGTDISITSLVLQKLDHLLPSNYGQGLGSSLYATPGLVLTISIMAGGQAFNQGEVIMDFGGTDSTSHCVFWDHHLFQGKGGWSDEGCRVQSARANSTSQCICRHLTAFSILMSRNTVPENPTLELLSRVGLGASILALLVCLGVYRLVWRVVVQNKVAYLRHTALLNVVLCLLAADTCFLGAPLLPPGPRSPLCLAAAFLCHFLYLATFFWMLAQALMLAHQLLFVFRQLSKGRVLSLMVVLGYMCPMGFAGAALGLYLPRGQYLGEGACWLNGKGGALYAFVGPVLAIVGVNGLVLAMAVLKLLRPSLSEGPQVKKRHALLGVIKALLVLTPIFGLTWGLGLATLLEEVSIIPHYIFTILNTTQGVFILLFGCLMDKKVREALLERFCRTQSPNSTISLLGHSAPS from the exons ATGGTCTGTTCAGCTGGCCCCGTGCTACTCCTGGCCATGACTCTCCCACTGGTGGGGTCACCAGTAGCCCAAGCATCCCAACCT GGACAGAATCAGGCTGGAGGGGAACTGGGGCAGCAATTGGACCAAAAGAGTGGAGCAAGTG ccgctgcctctgcctctgctcctgtaGAATCAGCGCTGGCCTCGGTCTATGTACAGATGGACTTTCCAGATCAGACCTGGCCACTGGCACTCTCCGGGACCCTGACTCTGCCCcttgcctcagcttcctcttcccCAGGAACTCTCACTGGCCTCAGCCTCACGACAG AGTGTAATGTCGACCACGAAGGCTACAGCCATTGCGCTTGCCTCTCTGGGTACCAGTGGAACGCCAGTGTCTGCTCCCATCACCAAGCCTGCCAGATGCCTCACAACCACAGGCCCTGCGGTTGTCTGGTCTTCAGCCCTGCAGAAGCCGGGTACTGCCAGTTGCTGCCACCTG cccccggAACACTGAGCCCCAACTCCTGGGTGCAGACGCCTGGCTCCACTCTCAATCTGACCCTCGTCAAGAACCATGAAACCACTGACCTGGACTGGTTCCTGCGGCCCCCGGGCAGCCCCACACCCATCCTCCTGCAGCCAGGGACACATGTGTCCCTGACCTCTAGCCCGGGCCAGGCTGTCCTCAGCATCCTCAATGTCTCCCATAAATGGGCAG GTGAGTACACGTGCTGCTTTGAGGCTCAGGGCTTCAGGTGGGAGCTGTCCCAGGTGGTGAAGGTGGCCCTGCAGGCGACAGATGTGACTCGGCTTCCAGACCAGCTCTCCATTCTCTCCTCCACCTGCGTTGGCTTCCAGCTGACCTGCTGCATCCCCAGCACACATCTGACCTACACAGCTTCCTGGAGTCCTGAAGAGGGCAGCAGAG CTTCCTCAGTGGACACGCCAGGCTCCCAGTGCTTTGTGTTGACCGTTCAGCGCTGCCCTGCGGCCGACACCACATACACCTGTGAGCTGCAGAGCCCAGGGCTGGCCCTTCTCAGGGTTCCCATCTCTGTCACCATCATCCAGG ATGGCGACACCACCTGCCCTGAGGACTCCTCAGCTGTCACCTGGAATGTCACCAAGGCTGGCCACGTGGCACACGCCCCGTGTCCGGCGAACAGGACTGGCTTGGTAGAGCGCACCTGTGGGCCTGATGGGGCGTGGGAGCCCGTGCGCAGCAGCTGCACACGCACAGAGCTTCTGGCCCTGCATCACAGAGCCTGG CTGCTACAGGCAGGCCAGGGCTGGCCTGCTGCGGAGGTGTCCCAGATCCTGGCACAGCTGTCGGAGCAGGTGGCAGTGGTGAGCTCGCCCTCTGACTTATTGGCGCTGCTGGGCACCATATCATTGCTGGCCAAGGTGGTGGTAGACACAAGAATACAGCTTCCCCGCAGGGCCCTGGAG GCTCTCCTGAAGACCACAGACAAGGTCCTAGACATGGACACCAGCTCTCTGTGGGCCccagcgcaggcccaggagccctCAGCAGGCTCAGATCTCCTGCTGGCCGTGGAGATCCTGGCACGCAGCCTGTGCCCACGGGATCACCCTTTCTCCTTCAGCTTGCGTAACGTGAGGCTGCAGACCCAGCTCCTTGGACCTGCATCTCCTGCTGACTACAGAGCCTCCTTCTCCACTCAGCCCCCATTGCAGGCACACATTCCCAGACGCTCACTGGCCCCTCTGGGCCATAATGGAACGGACATCAGTATTACTAGCCTGGTACTGCagaaactggaccaccttctgCCCTCAAACTATGGACAAGGGCTGGGGAGCTCCCTCTATGCCACTCCTGGGCTGGTCCTCACCATCTCCATCATGGCAGGCGGCCAGGCCTTCAACCAAGGGGAAGTTATCATGGATTTCGGGGGCACAGATAGCACTTCCCACTGTGTGTTCTGGGACCACCATCTCTTCCAGGGCAAGGGGGGCTGGTCAGACGAAGGGTGCCGGGTGCAGAGCGCCCGCGCCAACTCGACCTCTCAGTGTATCTGTAGGCACCTCACTGCCTTCTCCATCCTCATGTCCCGAAACACTGTTCCAGAAAACCCCACCCTGGAGCTGCTGAGTCGGGTGGGCCTGGGGGCCTCTATCCTGGCACTACTTGTGTGCCTGGGTGTGTACAGGCTGGTGTGGAGAGTGGTGGTGCAGAACAAAGTTGCCTACTTACGCCACACGGCCCTGCTCAACGTGGTGCTCTGCCTTTTGGCTGCTGACACCTGCTTCCTGGGAGCCCCACTGCTTCCTCCAGGGCCCCGAAGCCCACTCTGCCTGGCTGCCGCCTTCCTCTGTCACTTCCTCTACCTGGCCACCTTTTTCTGGATGCTGGCTCAGGCCCTGATGTTGGCTCACCAGCTGCTCTTCGTCTTCCGTCAGCTGTCCAAGGGCCGAGTGCTCTCCCTGATGGTGGTCCTCGGCTACATGTGCCCAATGGGGTTTGCAGGCGCTGCCCTGGGCCTCTACCTACCCCGAGGGCAatacctgggggagggggcatgcTGGCTGAATGGGAAGGGAGGGGCGCTCTATGCGTTTGTGGGGCCAGTGCTGGCCATCGTGGGTGTGAATGGGCTGGTACTAGCCATGGCTGTGCTGAAGCTCCTGAGACCTTCACTGTCCGAGGGGCCCCAGGTGAAGAAGCGCCATGCCCTTCTGGGGGTGATCAAAGCCCTGCTCGTTCTCACTCCCATCTTCGGCCTCACCTGGGGGCTGGGCCTGGCCACGCTGCTGGAGGAAGTCTCCATAATTCCTCACTACATCTTCACGATTCTCAACACCACCCAG GGTGTCTTCATCTTACTGTTTGGTTGCCTCATGGACAAGAAG GTACGAGAGGCTTTACTCGAACGCTTCTGCCGCACCCAATCCCCCAACTCCACCATCTCCCTG TTGGGCCACTCTGCCCCTTCCTAG
- the ADGRF3 gene encoding adhesion G-protein coupled receptor F3 isoform X3, translating to MVCSAGPVLLLAMTLPLVGSPVAQASQPGQNQAGGELGQQLDQKSGASAAASASAPVESALASVYVQMDFPDQTWPLALSGTLTLPLASASSSPGTLTGLSLTTECNVDHEGYSHCACLSGYQWNASVCSHHQACQMPHNHRPCGCLVFSPAEAGYCQLLPPAPGTLSPNSWVQTPGSTLNLTLVKNHETTDLDWFLRPPGSPTPILLQPGTHVSLTSSPGQAVLSILNVSHKWAGEYTCCFEAQGFRWELSQVVKVALQATDVTRLPDQLSILSSTCVGFQLTCCIPSTHLTYTASWSPEEGSRASSVDTPGSQCFVLTVQRCPAADTTYTCELQSPGLALLRVPISVTIIQDGDTTCPEDSSAVTWNVTKAGHVAHAPCPANRTGLVERTCGPDGAWEPVRSSCTRTELLALHHRAWLLQAGQGWPAAEVSQILAQLSEQVAVVSSPSDLLALLGTISLLAKVVVDTRIQLPRRALEALLKTTDKVLDMDTSSLWAPAQAQEPSAGSDLLLAVEILARSLCPRDHPFSFSLRNVRLQTQLLGPASPADYRASFSTQPPLQAHIPRRSLAPLGHNGTDISITSLVLQKLDHLLPSNYGQGLGSSLYATPGLVLTISIMAGGQAFNQGEVIMDFGGTDSTSHCVFWDHHLFQGKGGWSDEGCRVQSARANSTSQCICRHLTAFSILMSRNTVPENPTLELLSRVGLGASILALLVCLGVYRLVWRVVVQNKVAYLRHTALLNVVLCLLAADTCFLGAPLLPPGPRSPLCLAAAFLCHFLYLATFFWMLAQALMLAHQLLFVFRQLSKGRVLSLMVVLGYMCPMGFAGAALGLYLPRGQYLGEGACWLNGKGGALYAFVGPVLAIVGVNGLVLAMAVLKLLRPSLSEGPQVKKRHALLGVIKALLVLTPIFGLTWGLGLATLLEEVSIIPHYIFTILNTTQGVFILLFGCLMDKKATYESHVPEHRGGRSEDARSPVPTPKLFKQKYREN from the exons ATGGTCTGTTCAGCTGGCCCCGTGCTACTCCTGGCCATGACTCTCCCACTGGTGGGGTCACCAGTAGCCCAAGCATCCCAACCT GGACAGAATCAGGCTGGAGGGGAACTGGGGCAGCAATTGGACCAAAAGAGTGGAGCAAGTG ccgctgcctctgcctctgctcctgtaGAATCAGCGCTGGCCTCGGTCTATGTACAGATGGACTTTCCAGATCAGACCTGGCCACTGGCACTCTCCGGGACCCTGACTCTGCCCcttgcctcagcttcctcttcccCAGGAACTCTCACTGGCCTCAGCCTCACGACAG AGTGTAATGTCGACCACGAAGGCTACAGCCATTGCGCTTGCCTCTCTGGGTACCAGTGGAACGCCAGTGTCTGCTCCCATCACCAAGCCTGCCAGATGCCTCACAACCACAGGCCCTGCGGTTGTCTGGTCTTCAGCCCTGCAGAAGCCGGGTACTGCCAGTTGCTGCCACCTG cccccggAACACTGAGCCCCAACTCCTGGGTGCAGACGCCTGGCTCCACTCTCAATCTGACCCTCGTCAAGAACCATGAAACCACTGACCTGGACTGGTTCCTGCGGCCCCCGGGCAGCCCCACACCCATCCTCCTGCAGCCAGGGACACATGTGTCCCTGACCTCTAGCCCGGGCCAGGCTGTCCTCAGCATCCTCAATGTCTCCCATAAATGGGCAG GTGAGTACACGTGCTGCTTTGAGGCTCAGGGCTTCAGGTGGGAGCTGTCCCAGGTGGTGAAGGTGGCCCTGCAGGCGACAGATGTGACTCGGCTTCCAGACCAGCTCTCCATTCTCTCCTCCACCTGCGTTGGCTTCCAGCTGACCTGCTGCATCCCCAGCACACATCTGACCTACACAGCTTCCTGGAGTCCTGAAGAGGGCAGCAGAG CTTCCTCAGTGGACACGCCAGGCTCCCAGTGCTTTGTGTTGACCGTTCAGCGCTGCCCTGCGGCCGACACCACATACACCTGTGAGCTGCAGAGCCCAGGGCTGGCCCTTCTCAGGGTTCCCATCTCTGTCACCATCATCCAGG ATGGCGACACCACCTGCCCTGAGGACTCCTCAGCTGTCACCTGGAATGTCACCAAGGCTGGCCACGTGGCACACGCCCCGTGTCCGGCGAACAGGACTGGCTTGGTAGAGCGCACCTGTGGGCCTGATGGGGCGTGGGAGCCCGTGCGCAGCAGCTGCACACGCACAGAGCTTCTGGCCCTGCATCACAGAGCCTGG CTGCTACAGGCAGGCCAGGGCTGGCCTGCTGCGGAGGTGTCCCAGATCCTGGCACAGCTGTCGGAGCAGGTGGCAGTGGTGAGCTCGCCCTCTGACTTATTGGCGCTGCTGGGCACCATATCATTGCTGGCCAAGGTGGTGGTAGACACAAGAATACAGCTTCCCCGCAGGGCCCTGGAG GCTCTCCTGAAGACCACAGACAAGGTCCTAGACATGGACACCAGCTCTCTGTGGGCCccagcgcaggcccaggagccctCAGCAGGCTCAGATCTCCTGCTGGCCGTGGAGATCCTGGCACGCAGCCTGTGCCCACGGGATCACCCTTTCTCCTTCAGCTTGCGTAACGTGAGGCTGCAGACCCAGCTCCTTGGACCTGCATCTCCTGCTGACTACAGAGCCTCCTTCTCCACTCAGCCCCCATTGCAGGCACACATTCCCAGACGCTCACTGGCCCCTCTGGGCCATAATGGAACGGACATCAGTATTACTAGCCTGGTACTGCagaaactggaccaccttctgCCCTCAAACTATGGACAAGGGCTGGGGAGCTCCCTCTATGCCACTCCTGGGCTGGTCCTCACCATCTCCATCATGGCAGGCGGCCAGGCCTTCAACCAAGGGGAAGTTATCATGGATTTCGGGGGCACAGATAGCACTTCCCACTGTGTGTTCTGGGACCACCATCTCTTCCAGGGCAAGGGGGGCTGGTCAGACGAAGGGTGCCGGGTGCAGAGCGCCCGCGCCAACTCGACCTCTCAGTGTATCTGTAGGCACCTCACTGCCTTCTCCATCCTCATGTCCCGAAACACTGTTCCAGAAAACCCCACCCTGGAGCTGCTGAGTCGGGTGGGCCTGGGGGCCTCTATCCTGGCACTACTTGTGTGCCTGGGTGTGTACAGGCTGGTGTGGAGAGTGGTGGTGCAGAACAAAGTTGCCTACTTACGCCACACGGCCCTGCTCAACGTGGTGCTCTGCCTTTTGGCTGCTGACACCTGCTTCCTGGGAGCCCCACTGCTTCCTCCAGGGCCCCGAAGCCCACTCTGCCTGGCTGCCGCCTTCCTCTGTCACTTCCTCTACCTGGCCACCTTTTTCTGGATGCTGGCTCAGGCCCTGATGTTGGCTCACCAGCTGCTCTTCGTCTTCCGTCAGCTGTCCAAGGGCCGAGTGCTCTCCCTGATGGTGGTCCTCGGCTACATGTGCCCAATGGGGTTTGCAGGCGCTGCCCTGGGCCTCTACCTACCCCGAGGGCAatacctgggggagggggcatgcTGGCTGAATGGGAAGGGAGGGGCGCTCTATGCGTTTGTGGGGCCAGTGCTGGCCATCGTGGGTGTGAATGGGCTGGTACTAGCCATGGCTGTGCTGAAGCTCCTGAGACCTTCACTGTCCGAGGGGCCCCAGGTGAAGAAGCGCCATGCCCTTCTGGGGGTGATCAAAGCCCTGCTCGTTCTCACTCCCATCTTCGGCCTCACCTGGGGGCTGGGCCTGGCCACGCTGCTGGAGGAAGTCTCCATAATTCCTCACTACATCTTCACGATTCTCAACACCACCCAG GGTGTCTTCATCTTACTGTTTGGTTGCCTCATGGACAAGAAG GCTACGTATGAATCCCACGTCCCAGAGCACCGTGGAGGAAGAAGTGAAGACGCCAG gtcacctgtccccacccctaAGCTATTCAAGCAAAAATATCGTGAAAACTAG